In one Perca fluviatilis chromosome 7, GENO_Pfluv_1.0, whole genome shotgun sequence genomic region, the following are encoded:
- the LOC120562512 gene encoding uncharacterized protein LOC120562512 — protein MSISCDTINDTMNESAAITTWRITENSWMDRTTDSCVISHHTRVCSRHFVSEDVVEPAAEGGRRRLKPGAVPVLFPWNNFSRKVRLGVQERISARPERMETDKVAGTLCANDHDYCSRPDPAFVDLVVSENESLRDEVAQLRQQLEQLSLTQRFGLQRFGGSDTDIRFYTRFSSYDHLMRFWQVIEPSLQYMVRGTRTRTADGDSARQSTAMVQTQAIQAVDELFLFLNYLALGLKQKDLADRYGVHQSTVSRIIHTWSNFLFCVLGSQRIWIPQNKISEHLPAEFKDSPDITVILDCTELRCQTPSSPLLQSEGYSSYKSHCTLKGMIGMAPHGAVTFVSPLFAGSVSDKQILVESGLGKLLRPDMAIMVDRGFLVDDCVPCKVYRPAFLAGRPQMPANEVTESVLSSGFTF, from the exons ATGTCAATTTCCTGTGACACCATCAATGACACAATG AATGAGTCAGCTGCCATCACCACCTGGAGAATCACCGAAAACAGCTGGATGGATAGAACCACGGACAG ttgtgttatCTCTCACCACACTCGAGTGTGCAGTAGACACTTTGTATCAGAGGACGTCGTCGAGCCGGCGGCTGAAGGGGGTAGAAGGAGGCTAAAGCCAGGCGCCGTTCCTGTCTTGTTTCCCTGGAATAACTTCTCTCGGAAAGTAAGACTTGGGGTACAGGAGCGGATCAGCGCCAGACCAGAGAGGATGGAGACCGACAAAGTTGCTGGCACTCTTTGTGCCAATGATCATGATTATTGTTCAAGGCCGGACCCTGCGTTTGTGGACTTGGTGGTCTCTGAGAATGAGAGTCTTCGGGATGAAGTTGCCCAGCTGAGGCAGCAGCTGGAGCAGCTGTCACTCACGCAACGTTTCGGGTTACAGCGATTTGGTGGCTCGGACACAGACATTCGTTTTTACACAAG atttTCATCTTATGACCACCTGATGCGGTTTTGGCAGGTCATCGAACCATCGCTGCAGTACATGGTTCGGGGGACCAGAACAAGAACTGCAGATGGTGACTCAGCAAGGCAAAGTACAGCCATGGTACAGACACAGGCTATACAGGCAGTAGATGAACTGTTCCTCTTCCTGAACTACCTTGCCCTTGGACTGAAGCAGAAGGACCTGGCTGACCGGTATGGGGTACACCAGTCTACTGTTAGCAGGATCATTCACACCTGGagtaattttttgttttgtgttctcGGCTCACAGCGAATTTGGATACCCCAAAACAAAATCAGTGAGCACTTGCCAGCAGAGTTCAAAGATTCcccagacattacagttatcCTGGACTGCACAGAGCTCAGATGCCAAACACCTTCCTCTCCTTTACTCCAGAGTGAAGGTTATTCCAGTTACAAGTCCCATTGTACACTGAAGGGGATGATTGGCATGGCCCCTCATGGTGCTGTAACCTTTGTTTCTCCCCTCTTTGCTGGCTCAGTCAGTGACAAGCAGATCCTTGTGGAGTCAGGACTAGGTAAACTGCTCAGGCCGGATATGGCAATCATGGTGGACAGAGGCTTCCTGGTGGATGACTGTGTGCCTTGTAAAGTGTACAGGCCTGCATTCCTAGCCGGAAGACCTCAAATGCCAGCAAACGAG
- the LOC120562768 gene encoding ribonuclease pancreatic A-like produces the protein MKISIFAGVLLLSLCQLCSCVAPAYHLRGIDDNKFEREHIVANLCTQVMIDRGFDVLDKTTCKPEKTFIKAPVDEVRAVCGGKGSGVSKENFKLVECKVDPAHNKPPNCQYTVEEVEKKILVTCVKNQPTEFKIQE, from the coding sequence ATGAAGATCTCTATCTTTGCCGGtgttctgctgctctctctgtgcCAACTGTGCAGTTGTGTTGCCCCTGCTTACCATCTTAGGGGGATTGATGATAACAAGTTTGAACGAGAGCATATCGTGGCTAACCTATGCACCCAGGTGATGATTGACAGAGGATTTGATGTCCTCGACAAAACCACCTGTAAACCGGAGAAAACCTTCATCAAAGCTCCAGTGGACGAGGTCCGAGCCGTCTGTGGGGGGAAAGGAAGTGGAGTCAGCAAAGAGAACTTTAAACTGGTTGAGTGTAAAGTTGATCCTGCTCATAACAAGCCTCCCAACTGTCAGTACacggtggaggaggtggagaagaaAATCCTGGTCACCTGTGTCAAAAACCAACCTACTGAGTTTAAAATAcaagagtaa